CTTATGGTCAGATTTTCCGGCCCGATAACTTTGTTTTTGGACAGTCTGGTGCTGGTAATAACTGGGCCAAGGGTCACTACACTGAGGGAGCCGAGCTTATTGATTCGGTTCTCGATGTTGTGAGGAAGGAGGCTGAAAACTGTGACTGTTTACAAGGTAATTCATATTTCTCCTCTATTTCACTATTTAGTTGTCTATTAAGCGTTTTAATTCCGATTTTACTAATTTAATCTCTTTAATTGATTGATTAGGAATGTGTAGTATTTATTTGGAGAAACCGCTGGTTATTATGACAAATAATCAAGTGATATGTTACTTACCACTGTCATTCTGATGTTTTTTGTTATGATTATTTATTTTTCGCAATTTAAAATAGATTGTTTATTGTGCATCCTTTGGAGTGTATTTTGATTATAAAAGATGCGGTACCTGTTTGAATGAGTGCTTTGATCTAACTTAGGTTTCTTATATATTAGCGCATATGAAGTTTCAATGTGTTTGTATTTCAATTTTTACTGAAAAACGTCTTTCATCGTGGTAAGAAAATTTGTGTCTATTTTGGCTAAGTCGCTAGTTATGGAGAATAATTGAGTGATATGTTACTTAACACTGTAATTCAGGACGTATCTGttcttattttgttatttatattatttagctTGTTTTGAGCAACTCAACTATTCTCTTAATGGCTATGTGATGGTTGCTGCAATGGCTTGAAATCTCTTTGCTTGGTAAATGCCTTATTTTTGGTCCAGAACTAAGTCAAATGAAGAAGGTCTATGACTATGTAATGGGAATGCGCTTTGGATTTTGTAGATTCAGACCCTGCTTGCATGAGTCTTTGATCTAAAATAGATTGGGGTTTTTAGAcctttaaaatgaataaaagatTGGGCTGGCTACCTTTAGCTTACATCTTGTGAATGCATTTTGTGCTCGAAGTAAAATACCTTGTCCACTAATAAGTAATCTGATATGTTAAACAAATGAATAAGAACTTTGTGTTTGATTTCAGGTTTCCAGGTTTGTCACTCTTTGGGAGGTGGAACTGGGTCAGGAATGGGAACTCTCCTTATTTCAAAGATCAGGGAGGAGTACCCAGATAGAATGATGCTTACCTTCTCTGTTTTCCCTTCCCCCAAGGTTTCAGACACAGTTGTTGAGCCCTATAATGCTACTCTCTCTGTTCACCAGCTTGTTGAGAATGCTGATGAGTGTATGGTGTTGGataatgaagctctttatgacaTTTGCTTCCGCACTCTCAAACTTACTACACCGAGCTGTAAGTTAACCCTTTTAAAGTTAGCTGTTCTTTTTCTAATGCAATCTGAAACTTGTGTGCTATATTTTCATAAATTTCATGCACCTTGGGTATCATCTATTTTGACTTAGAATACtccattaaatttgagatgagctGGGAAGGATAGGGTGCCATTCATTTATGTATGTGCTGTGCATGTTTTATGTTTCTAAATTTCTCATTTTAGCGGAAAGTTGATTTGAAGTATCATTTTCAGTTGGTTATCTAATTGCATTTAGATTCTTTACTATCCTTTTCAGTCAATATTATGTGCAAAAGTTTTTTGATTGTGTACGATTCTGGTTTTATGATCACTACATATTAGTGCTTGCCATCTTTtccctttctttcattttaaaattGTACTCGCCCCCTCTAATTTGGTGCATGAATTCTACTGCATGTACCATTGTTATTAATATACTTCATACAGTGGATTTTGTTCATTTATTTACTGATGGATGATGTTTGCCTCAGTTGGAGACCTAAACCATTTGATTTCTGCCACCATGAGTGGTGTAACTTGCTGTCTCCGCTTCCCTGGTCAACTCAACTCTGATCTCCGCAAGCTTGCTGTTAACCTCATCCCATTCCCCCGGTTGCATTTCTTCATGGTTGGATTTGCTCCACTCACATCTCGTGGGTCGCAGCAATATCGAGCCTTGACTGTTCCAGAGCTAACACAGCAGATGTGGGATGCAAAAAATATGATGTGCGCTGCTGATCCTCGTCATGGTCGATATTTGACTGCTTCAGCTATGTTCCGTGGAAAAATGAGCACCAAGGAAGTTGATGAACAGATGATTAATGTGCAGAACAAGAACTCTTCCTATTTTGTGGAGTGGATCCCTAACAACGTAAAGTCAACAGTATGTGACATTCCTCCAACTGGTCTGAAGATGGCCTCAACTTTCATTGGTAATTCCACCTCAATTCAGGAGATGTTCCGCAGGGTTAGTGAGCAGTTCACAGCTATGTTCCGCAGAAAGGCTTTCTTGCATTGGTACACCGGAGaagggatggatgaaatggagttTACTGAGGCTGAAAGCAACATGAATGATTTAGTTTCTGAGTACCAGCAATATCAAGACGCAACAACTGAGGAGGAAGGTTATGATTATGAAGATGAGGAGGAAGAACATCAAGAAGCTTAAGGAACTCGAGCTGTGAAGTATATTCTGTGCAGTTATGTAGTAATGGCTGCcgagttttctatttttgtttgggATATTGGAGTGCTATGCTGTTTGGCCACTGTGGTGGCACAATTACTGATTCCTTTGCATTGTAGTCGGTACTGCTTTATATACCTATTAGTATAGTGAAATCTTATGGAAAACATGTTTAGGTACTTGATTTGAAATATCTTATGGAAGATGGCTTATTTCTCAAGCAATATATGTTTTGTGCTTTAATTTTGACTGATTAGTGTCCATTATCTTGTTAATCAAATTATAAGTGCTAAAATGCAAGTTGAGTTCTGTTGGGATGTGTATTTGACAAGCCCAGCATTTTATTGTTGCTCCACTAATTGTTGGGTATACTTGCTTGGAAAAGCTGGTTATATTAGCTAGAAGGTTGTTACTGCCTACTGTACCTACACTTGCTTAGAAAAGCTTAATTGTATAAAGCTGTGTTAGTGTAACCCATATACATTTCTGTGGTGGCTAGTCATCTCCATTCGAGTCTGCCAATGAAACTTTGTACTCAAATATCATGGTATTGCTGCTTAAGGAGGCAGCAAAGAATTACTGACAAGACAACAAAACCAATTATTCTTAGAAACTGGAGTCTCGAATCTCGATAGGTTGTGTCGTTGGACGGC
The sequence above is drawn from the Nicotiana tabacum cultivar K326 chromosome 13, ASM71507v2, whole genome shotgun sequence genome and encodes:
- the LOC107823471 gene encoding tubulin beta-1 chain-like — protein: MREILHIQGGQCGNQIGAKFWEVICAEHGIDSTGRYAGDNDLQLERLNVYYNEASCGRFVPRAVLMDLEPGTMDSVRSGPYGQIFRPDNFVFGQSGAGNNWAKGHYTEGAELIDSVLDVVRKEAENCDCLQGFQVCHSLGGGTGSGMGTLLISKIREEYPDRMMLTFSVFPSPKVSDTVVEPYNATLSVHQLVENADECMVLDNEALYDICFRTLKLTTPSFGDLNHLISATMSGVTCCLRFPGQLNSDLRKLAVNLIPFPRLHFFMVGFAPLTSRGSQQYRALTVPELTQQMWDAKNMMCAADPRHGRYLTASAMFRGKMSTKEVDEQMINVQNKNSSYFVEWIPNNVKSTVCDIPPTGLKMASTFIGNSTSIQEMFRRVSEQFTAMFRRKAFLHWYTGEGMDEMEFTEAESNMNDLVSEYQQYQDATTEEEGYDYEDEEEEHQEA